Proteins from one Malaya genurostris strain Urasoe2022 chromosome 2, Malgen_1.1, whole genome shotgun sequence genomic window:
- the LOC131428363 gene encoding eukaryotic translation initiation factor 4 gamma 3-like isoform X1, translated as MQSGGGPLPPTGIRVVPSGTPTSQQQPDIQKMQSQPPMINQQYSQQNLFRNAGANQVPRTTRPMLPTYHPQPTFLTHMYPMQYQRMPWTNYGSIPNYQQPYYAQLIPSHHQQSRRNPGPENNLVNMQQVQLQHPNQQSSPMAVSHDLLAMQQMHQQQQQQQQQQQQQQQQQQQQQQQASQQVSGAGQAQLDQLQQNPAQVSVGGPQQPPHAMLAPIQISHMAPVRPTPTGDVIKKKRFHAIPIIDPNTKEDVLDKIFNDSTPPTSTPSSASSTGPAAQGVGLSSSSGVAVATTAVAVNPTTSYNTIPPNVPQVPLNAAVESDYDNYTTNPQQGNPDLSGLIQHHPLPAHLHHPPPPLVHPGHPHHPQQLQQLEMSRLQNATQHEPVYQGSIKMMNPPSHHSHPSSAADMTPAGTPVVSAIVDSPSVEIKPLMIKKKKPSGEMIIQQSHQHQHQPQNQQQQQQQQLQQHSVQSLPVSQQPLHLQHQPVAAVLTSEPVHIPYIRAERTISEKSIAESTLSTDAEPFVYTGPSSISNPPPQPTMLVHMEEMTHPPPLAAIVVPDLVVPFVPAAAAVPAMPTGLVEQHSQHETVLKPVEMEVAATPQPEPTRAPSVAKDIAGSKTIETLATSVEKLSVEDNTSSGTASSNRTGHNNNSNSKKQKQNKKRIEESLGASETGSNSKTPATVAVVVEPVVPAIDETDRSIISTAVETSQQQQQQQQQQHHHQRSPSLISNLVEHNTSKLDNDNIINNNNVDCTSTTITTITDNSTESNNASLPMENARQLQQQQQQQQSLDSRQHTPVKTDEENNVPQMQTFTQPPPLLPMTLPPPTSQPQQPEFDDNKNVVASESVKPTHEATPDLESKELQSATAVAAVADEANLKPTVPVVKKSRSITRIEYDPDQWSPENPSGKKKYSRDQLMQLKNAAPAFEKPVTLPNNLENLITRTNHGGGGGGGGGGGMGHPMGGGNQYGKSNFTEMLLPKFIISGGGGGGGNMGQMRQPYPVKRTSQQGNQGPSGQQSNKQSQQSMSKTGSKIIRLQLDEEVKLNECANAWRPRHLQSNENIDDNDRATQELYKKFRSVLNKLTPDNFDKLVQQVKTYVIDTDERLTGCIKLVFEKAISEPNFSEAYAKMCREIGTIAVLATNNDKDTNFRTRLIWQCQQEFEERRNDQTMAKRENRLKLEKNKGLAKEQLEELRAQLEEDEQRVRRRAVGTVRFIGELFKHGQLASKIMHSCITSLLMTEDKNYDEETLECVCKLLTTIGSKMEDEHKQDLTIYFDKMVDIVKYRDQYNISSRIRFMLQDVIDLRRNRWQPRRTDLNPKTMNQIQKEAETEQLQLNMSYMSRNKDSGYSSDMGRGNRGNNQTGNSKMGSGYNQGSLGRGGNQNSMKGGRMQTDDDGFQQISNRNNRSLPIDPKKINIPSPVDMPARLGAATNYQNWSNTSNMFAALNNEENQQQGGGVLMDRDNDRDRDRSGSHRDRDRNQREWDRDRDRERSVSHNKNSGGKDSYHHNKGSMERDRYNRYGSSNSQNDNRMARSSRESSSGGMRPMSGQQHSNSQMHDRDRDRDHNMGKMPPPQQQQQQQQPLPSRSSQQRHIPTQSNQQPSLSQSGQGRSGGPPSALSKSGSGQLYQAPPQQQLPQFAIPKDVVTVRRSFLTPDKDIEIKLVKFSNSINNEMEEADIDYSLEFVRDIKPEYYHAAVSKLLMDNLERDIKSRSLAVRTISQMFEEKLITKADYLYALEEIFKSAEDLIIDLPQLYKYTATFYVLLLKNRHVSLADVLSVAQNVIDSHGAVLLKELLLQYESLFGKDATVLLWYESSLDFSDFIKSAPADREKYLHDAKLGYLLDTGSKALDMQTVGEQIKDFLRSNAKFKEIFDWITNYVGQERISSNEFIRTITKAVIEHCIDNRTKLSLNEIQKWHQILQKYIDSKPERELQALYAIQRLVVELEHPQNLLHTILEQLYDCDVIMDGFSLWKDSTDPLEAEGKGVCLKGITQFMTMYMENLSDEEN; from the exons ATGCAGAGCGGAGGAGGACCATTGCCGCCGACTGGTATACGGGTAGTGCCGTCGGGTACACCGACTTCCCAGCAGCAGCCCGATATACAGAAAATGCAGTCTCAACCTCCGATGATCAATCAACAATATTCGCAACAAAACTTGTTCCGAAATGCTGGTGCGAACCAGGTACCGCGTACAACGCGTCCTATGTTGCCGACGTACCATCCGCAACCGACGTTCTTAACGCACATGTATCCCATGCAATATCAACGGATGCCATGGACAAACTACGGATCAATACCCAACTACCAGCAGCCGTATTATGCTCAGTTAATTCCGAGTCACCACCAGCAGAGCCGACGTAATCCGGGTCCGGAAAACAATTTAGTAAAT ATGCAACAGGTTCAGCTGCAGCATCCGAATCAGCAATCTTCGCCAATGGCAGTGTCTCACGATCTACTGGCTATGCAGCAAATGcaccaacagcaacagcaacagcagcagcagcagcaacaacaacaacagcagcagcagcagcaacaacagcaagcTTCTCAACAGGTATCCGGAGCTGGCCAAGCGCAATTGGATCAACTCCAGCAAAATCCTGCTCAAGTTAGTGTCGGAGGACCACAACAGCCACCGCACGCTATGTTGGCTCCAATACAAATTTCACATATGGCCCCGGTCCGGCCAACTCCGACTGGTGATGTAATCAAGAAGAAACGTTTTCATGCTATCCCGATCATCGACCCAAACACGAAGGAGGATGTACTGGATAAGATTTTTAACGATTCAACTCCGCCGACATCAACGCCATCGTCGGCCTCTAGCACCGGCCCTGCAGCACAAGGAGTAGGGCTATCTTCTTCGTCAGGAGTTGCAGTTGCAACCACAGCAGTAGCAGTAAACCCAACAACGTCTTATAACACTATTCCTCCTAATGTACCCCAAGTTCCACTAAACGCAGCCGTAGAGTCCGACTATGATAATTACACAACTAATCCTCAGCAGGGTAATCCGGATCTATCGGGACTGATACAGCATCATCCTTTGCCAGCGCATCTGCATCATCCGCCGCCGCCGCTTGTACACCCCGGCCATCCCCATCATCCGCAGCAGTTGCAGCAACTGGAGATGAGTCGATTGCAAAACGCTACTCAACACGAACCAGTTTACCAGGGTTCTATAAAAATGATGAATCCACCGTCGCATCATTCGCATCCTTCATCAGCGGCAGACATGACTCCGGCCGGAACGCCCGTGGTGTCGGCGATCGTTGACAGTCCCTCGGTTGAAATAAAACCCCTTATGATTAAGAAGAAGAAGCCCAGTGGCGAAATGATCATTCAGCAGTCGCACCAGCATCAACACCAACCTCAGaatcaacagcagcagcaacaacaacagctacAGCAACATTCAGTTCAGTCTCTTCCAGTTAGTCAACAACCGTTGCATCTCCAACATCAGCCGGTTGCAGCCGTTCTAACGAGCGAACCTGTACACATTCCGTACATCAGAGCGGAACGAACTATTTCGGAGAAATCGATTGCCGAATCTACCCTGTCAACGGATGCAGAACCGTTTGTGTACACTGGACCGAGCAGCATTAGCAATCCACCGCCACAGCCGACGATGTTGGTTCATATGGAAGAGATGACCCATCCGCCACCACTGGCCGCTATCGTAGTGCCGGATTTGGTGGTTCCATTCGTACCGGCTGCCGCTGCAGTTCCAGCAATGCCAACCGGTCTAGTGGAGCAACACTCGCAACATGAAACAGTGCTCAAACCTGTCGAGATGGAGGTGGCAGCTACTCCACAACCGGAACCCACTAGGGCACCTTCGGTAGCCAAAGATATCGCCGGCAGCAAAACGATAGAAACTTTGGCAACGAGCGTGGAGAAACTTAGCGTAGAAGATAATACTAGCAGCGGAACCGCCAGCTCGAACCGAACTGGCCACAACAACAATAGTAACAGCAAAAAGCAGAAACAAAACAAGAAACGGATTGAAGAATCGCTGGGTGCTAGTGAGACTGGCAGCAACAGCAAAACTCCTGCAACAGTAGCAGTGGTAGTGGAACCGGTGGTGCCGGCGATCGATGAAACTGATCGATCGATTATTTCGACGGCGGTAGAAACAtcccagcagcagcaacaacaacaacaacaacagcatcatCATCAACGATCGCCGTCGTTAATTAGTAATTTAGTGGAACATAATACTAGTAAGTTAGATAATGATaacataattaataataataatgtggattgcACCAGTACTACGATTACAACAATTACCGATAATTCGACAgaaagcaacaacgcatcatTGCCGATGGAAAACGCTagacaactacaacaacaacaacagcagcaacagtcGCTCGATTCCCGACAGCACACCCCTGTAAAGACGGACGAAGAGAACAATGTCCCTCAAATGCAAACGTTTACACAACCGCCTCCACTGCTGCCGATGACGCTACCGCCGCCGACATCGCAACCACAGCAACCGGAATTTGACGACAACAAGAATGTCGTCGCGTCGGAAAGTGTAAAACCAACACACGAAGCCACACCGGACCTGGAGTCGAAGGAACTTCAGTCGGCTACGGCGGTAGCAGCGGTAGCCGACGAGGCAAATCTCAAGCCAACGGTGCCGGTTGTTAAGAAGTCCCGGTCGATCACGCGCATCGAGTATGATCCGGACCAGTGGAGCCCGGAGAATCCGTCAGGCAAGAAGAAATATTCTCGTGATCAGCTGATGCAGTTGAAAAATGCAGCACCGGCGTTTGAGAAACCGGTCACGCTTCCGAACAATTTGGAAAATCTTATAACCCGAACCAACCACGGTGGAGGCGgtggcggtggtggtggtggtggcatGGGCCATCCCATGGGAGGAGGTAATCAGTATGGGAAAAGCAATTTCACCGAAATGTTACTTCCAAAATTCATTATCTCCGGTGGCGGAGGAGGTGGCGGAAACATGGGTCAAATGCGACAGCCGTACCCTGTAAAGCGTACGTCGCAACAGGGCAATCAGGGCCCATCCGGACAGCAATCCAACAAACAGTCCCAGCAAAGCATGAGCAAAACCGGATCGAAAATCATTCGTCTCCAGCTAGACGAGGAggtgaagctgaacgaatgtgcCAATGCCTGGCGTCCGAGACATTTGCAGTCCaacgaaaacattgacgacaatGATCGGGCAACACAAGAACTGTACAAGAAATTCCGCTCGGTGCTGAACAAGCTGACGCCGGACAATTTCGACAAACTGGTGCAACAGGTCAAAACGTACGTGATCGATACGGATGAAAGATTAACCGGTTGTATAAAACTTGTTTTCGAGAAGGCGATCTCCGAACCGAACTTCTCCGAAGCCTATGCCAAGATGTGCAGAGAAATCGGAACGATTGCCGTGTTAGCTACGAACAACGACAAAGACACGAATTTCCGGACACGTTTGATCTGGCAGTGTCAACAGGAGTTCGAAGAACGACGGAATGATCAAACCATGGCTAAAAGGGAGAACCGTTTGAAACTGGAAAAGAACAAGGGTCTGGCCAAAGAACAACTAGAAGAGCTCCGGGCACAGCTGGAGGAAGATGAACAGAGAGTTCGAAGAAGGGCCGTTGGAACGGTACGGTTCATCGGTGAGCTGTTCAAACACGGTCAGCTGGCGTCAAAAATCATGCACAGCTGCATCACGTCGCTACTGATGACCGAAGACAAAAACTACGACGAGGAAACGCTCGAGTGTGTCTGCAAACTGCTAACCACGATCGGTTCAAAGATGGAAGATGAACACAAGCAGGATCTGACCATTTACTTCGATAAAATGGTCGACATCGTCAAATACAGGGACCAGTACAACATCAGCAGTCGAATACGGTTCATGCTGCAGGATGTAATCGATTTGCGCCGGAACAGATGGCAACCACGACGCACGGATCTTAATCCGAAAACAATGAACCAAATCCAGAAGGAAGCTGAAACCGAACAGTTGCAGCTTAACATGAGCTACATGTCGCGTAACAAGGATAGTGGCTATTCGAGTGACATGGGCCGTGGAAATCGTGGCAATAACCAAACCGGAAACTCCAAGATGGGTTCGGGATATAATCAAGGCTCGCTTGGACGTGGCGGCAACCAGAACTCGATGAAGGGTGGTCGAATGCAAACCGATGACGATGGGTTCCAGCAAATCTCCAATCGAAACAACCGTTCTCTGCCGATCGATCCGAAAAAGATCAACATTCCGAGTCCGGTCGATATGCCGGCCCGGCTCGGTGCGGCAACCAACTATCAAAATTGGTCGAACACGAGCAACATGTTTGCTGCGTTGAACAATGAAGAAAACCAGCAACAGGGAGGAGGTGTCCTGATGGATCGCGACAACGATCGTGATCGTGACCGAAGTGGAAGCCATCGGGATCGGGATCGTAACCAACGGGAATGGGATCGCGATCGTGATCGTGAGCGCAGTGTTAGCCACAACAAGAACTCCGGTGGTAAGGATTCGTATCACCACAACAAAGGATCGATGGAACGTGACCGGTACAATCGGTACGGAAGCAGTAACAGTCAGAACGACAATCGTATGGCTCGTTCGTCCCGGGAATCGTCTTCGGGTGGTATGAGACCGATGAGCGGTCAGCAACACAGCAACAGTCAAATGCATGATCGAGACAGAGACCGTGATCATAATATGGGCAAAATGCCTCCTCcccagcagcaacagcaacagcaacaaccaTTGCCAAGTCGATCCTCACAGCAGCGACATATTCCAACACAATCCAATCAACAGCCGTCGTTGTCACAATCAGGCCAGGGTCGATCTGGTGGTCCACCGTCGGCCTTATCGAAATCAGGCTCCGGACAGTTGTACCAGGCACCGCCCCAACAACAGCTGCCACAATTCGCCATTCCAAAGGACGTCGTGACCGTGCGAAGAAGCTTCCTAACACCGGACAAAGACATCGAAATCAAGCTGGTCAAGTTCTCCAATAGCATCAACAACGAAATGGAGGAAGCCGATATCGACTACAGTTTGGAATTCGTGCGGGATATCAAACCGGAATACTACCATGCCGCCGTTAGCAAGCTGCTAATGGATAACCTCGAGCGAGACATCAAATCGCGCTCGTTAGCCGTCCGAACCATCAGCCAGATGTTCGAGGAAAAACTAATCACCAAAGCGGACTACCTATACGCTCTGGAGGAAATATTCAAAAGCGCAGAAGATTTAATTATTGATCTACCTCAGCTGTACAAGTACACAGCGACGTTCTACGTTCTGTTGCTTAAAAATCGCCACGTTTCGCTGGCAGATGTACTCTCGGTAGCACAGAACGTCATTGATTCGCACGGTGCTGTCTTGCTGAAGGAACTGCTGCTCCAGTATGAAAGCTTGTTCGGCAAAGATGCCACCGTGCTGCTGTGGTATGAATCATCACTCGATTTTAGCGACTTTATCAAATCAGCTCCGGCCGATCGGGAGAAATATCTGCACGATGCCAAGCTCGGTTATCTGCTCGATACGGGCAGCAAAGCCCTGGATATGCAGACGGTCGGTGAGCAAATAAAGGATTTCCTGCGCAGCAATGCCAAGTTCAAGGAAATATTTGACTGGATTACCAACTACGTTGGTCAGGAACGAATATCCTCCAACGAGTTTATCCGAACCATTACGAAGGCGGTGATCGAGCACTGCATCGACAACCGAACGAAGCTAAGCTTGAATGAAATCCAAAAGTGGCACCAGATACTGCAAAAGTACATTGATAGCAAACCGGAACGGGAACTGCAAGCACTTTACGCCATTCAGCGACTGGTGGTGGAACTGGAACATCCGCAGAATCTGCTGCACACGATACTGGAGCAGCTGTATGACTGCGATGTGATAATGGATGGCTTCAGTCTCTGGAAGGACTCAACAGATCCGCTCGAAGCGGAAGGCAAGGGGGTGTGTCTCAAGGGAATCACACAGTTCATGACCATGTACATGGAGAATCTGAGCGATGAAGAAAACTGA